One Candidatus Neomarinimicrobiota bacterium genomic window carries:
- a CDS encoding nucleotidyl transferase AbiEii/AbiGii toxin family protein produces the protein MNPAIEIMLQKYSPETGEEYVQALREILQEIALLGLSRAKFFEKAAFYGGTAMRIMYKLDRFSEDMDFSLLLPNKDFDLGAYENAVVRELKAYGFESEFRPKEKVEDSAIKSAFLKANTKESLLAVEASPEIVQRTNRSQNLKIKVEIDTDPPPDFKTEVLQLYNPIPYSVKTYVQRDPLAHMS, from the coding sequence GTGAATCCTGCCATAGAGATAATGCTGCAGAAATACTCACCTGAGACAGGGGAGGAATATGTCCAGGCACTACGAGAGATACTGCAGGAGATCGCTTTACTCGGTCTGAGTCGAGCAAAGTTTTTTGAAAAAGCAGCCTTCTATGGTGGTACGGCAATGCGCATCATGTATAAGCTGGACCGGTTCTCAGAGGATATGGACTTTTCGCTACTATTACCAAACAAAGATTTTGATCTTGGAGCATACGAAAATGCCGTGGTCAGGGAGTTGAAGGCGTATGGGTTTGAATCTGAGTTCAGACCCAAGGAGAAGGTTGAGGACTCAGCTATAAAATCTGCCTTTCTCAAAGCCAACACAAAAGAGAGTCTCCTGGCAGTGGAGGCATCACCGGAAATCGTTCAAAGGACTAATAGGTCTCAGAATTTGAAGATCAAAGTGGAGATCGACACGGACCCTCCTCCGGATTTTAAAACCGAGGTGCTCCAACTTTACAATCCCATCCCTTATTCAGTCAAGACATATGTGCAAAGAGATCCTCTTGCACATATGTCTTGA